One Arthrobacter sp. StoSoilB20 DNA segment encodes these proteins:
- a CDS encoding cold-shock protein, producing MALGTVKWFNAEKGYGFITVDESGDDVFVHWSSIQMDGFRALEEGQRVEFELGEGQKGPQAEGVRVA from the coding sequence ATGGCATTGGGAACCGTCAAATGGTTCAACGCCGAAAAAGGCTACGGATTCATCACTGTGGATGAATCGGGTGACGACGTCTTTGTGCACTGGTCATCCATTCAAATGGACGGATTCCGTGCCCTTGAAGAGGGCCAGCGGGTCGAATTTGAACTGGGCGAGGGGCAGAAGGGGCCGCAAGCCGAAGGCGTGCGCGTCGCGTAG
- a CDS encoding ribonuclease HI family protein: protein MTIIAAADGSALGNPGPAGWAWYVDDSCWRAGGWPHGTNNQGELMAVLDLFRSTAHVPEEELLILCDSQYVINCISKWMPGWKRKGWRKADGKPVLNVDLLKDIDQAIVGRKYTFEWVKGHAGHDLNEAADERARAAATAFQQGVAHRSGPGFPGAQGQDHELVKASAPGGTQTSAQGGPQNLTQAGVPAPAPALVPVQVPAQGRAASSPARSERSTRPHFEPTLFGESGIFGQPDLFSELEDASTQELSAEETVLALERELLRPDVRADIGRIGVLLHPDFAEIGSSGRFWTRDAMMMALEEDPGEPTELELLSADRLSENTILLNYRSFSHAGSALRSSVWILDRGQWRLRFHQGTLES from the coding sequence ATGACGATTATTGCTGCCGCCGACGGGTCCGCCCTCGGCAATCCTGGGCCGGCCGGTTGGGCCTGGTACGTTGATGACTCCTGTTGGCGCGCAGGAGGTTGGCCGCATGGCACCAACAACCAGGGTGAGCTCATGGCTGTCCTGGACCTCTTCCGTTCCACGGCGCACGTGCCGGAGGAAGAGCTGCTGATCCTTTGCGACAGCCAGTACGTCATCAACTGCATCAGCAAGTGGATGCCAGGCTGGAAACGCAAAGGCTGGCGCAAAGCCGACGGCAAGCCTGTGTTGAACGTGGACCTTCTCAAGGACATCGACCAGGCGATAGTTGGCCGCAAGTACACCTTCGAATGGGTCAAAGGACATGCCGGGCACGACCTCAACGAGGCAGCCGATGAGCGGGCACGGGCTGCAGCGACGGCCTTCCAACAGGGTGTCGCGCACCGGAGCGGCCCCGGCTTCCCGGGCGCGCAGGGGCAGGACCACGAGCTCGTGAAAGCCTCCGCGCCGGGTGGAACGCAGACCTCCGCGCAGGGCGGACCGCAGAACCTTACGCAGGCAGGGGTTCCAGCGCCGGCTCCGGCGCTGGTTCCGGTACAGGTGCCGGCGCAGGGCCGGGCAGCCTCCAGCCCTGCCAGGAGTGAACGCAGCACCCGACCACATTTTGAGCCGACGCTCTTCGGAGAATCAGGCATCTTTGGCCAACCGGATCTTTTCAGTGAGCTCGAGGATGCTTCCACCCAGGAGCTCTCCGCTGAGGAGACGGTGCTGGCGTTGGAGCGGGAACTTCTTCGGCCCGACGTTCGCGCCGACATTGGCAGGATCGGTGTGCTGCTCCACCCCGACTTTGCCGAGATTGGCAGCTCGGGACGGTTCTGGACGCGGGACGCCATGATGATGGCCCTGGAAGAGGACCCCGGCGAACCCACGGAGCTTGAACTGCTCAGCGCCGACCGTCTCAGCGAAAACACCATTTTGCTGAACTATCGCAGCTTCTCCCACGCGGGCTCGGCACTGCGCAGCTCTGTCTGGATATTGGACCGCGGTCAATGGAGGCTCCGGTTCCATCAGGGGACGCTGGAAAGCTAG
- a CDS encoding uracil-DNA glycosylase: MNGEDALFDLEPTDLGEAGFAGLPDRPLEELMAPDWADALRPVEGQLRSALAFVAGQAKSGAHVLPAANNLLRAFQQPLADVKVLILGQDPYPTPGHAVGLSFAVSRQTRPIPRSLANIYRELHDDLGLPPRVHGDLSAWTDQGVLLLNRVLSVKAGDAGSHRGKGWEAITTAAVTAVVNRTDGVGRRSPLVAILWGKDAEGVVPLLEGAPSIISAHPSPLSASRGFFGSKPFSRSNELLLEQGAQPVNWELPVL, translated from the coding sequence GTGAATGGCGAGGATGCACTCTTTGACCTTGAGCCGACCGACCTGGGGGAGGCCGGTTTCGCCGGGCTGCCCGATCGCCCGCTGGAAGAGCTGATGGCCCCGGACTGGGCCGACGCCCTCCGCCCTGTAGAAGGCCAGCTTCGCAGCGCCTTGGCCTTTGTGGCGGGCCAAGCCAAGAGCGGGGCCCACGTCCTTCCGGCCGCCAACAACCTTCTGCGCGCCTTCCAGCAACCGTTGGCCGACGTCAAAGTGCTGATCCTTGGGCAGGACCCGTACCCCACGCCGGGACACGCCGTCGGCCTTTCCTTTGCGGTATCACGGCAAACGCGACCGATCCCGCGAAGCCTGGCCAACATCTACCGCGAACTCCACGACGACCTTGGCCTGCCACCCCGGGTCCACGGCGACCTCAGCGCCTGGACGGATCAAGGCGTCCTGCTGCTGAACCGCGTCCTCAGCGTCAAAGCCGGAGATGCCGGCTCACATCGTGGCAAAGGATGGGAGGCCATCACGACGGCGGCAGTTACCGCCGTCGTCAACCGTACCGACGGCGTGGGGCGCCGTAGTCCGTTGGTGGCCATTCTCTGGGGGAAGGACGCCGAGGGCGTCGTGCCGCTGCTCGAAGGAGCGCCCTCGATCATCTCGGCCCACCCCAGTCCCCTCTCCGCCTCCCGCGGCTTCTTCGGTTCCAAGCCCTTCAGCCGCAGCAATGAGCTGCTTCTCGAACAGGGCGCCCAACCAGTCAACTGGGAACTGCCTGTCCTGTAA
- the groL gene encoding chaperonin GroEL (60 kDa chaperone family; promotes refolding of misfolded polypeptides especially under stressful conditions; forms two stacked rings of heptamers to form a barrel-shaped 14mer; ends can be capped by GroES; misfolded proteins enter the barrel where they are refolded when GroES binds), with amino-acid sequence MAKIIAFDEEARRGLERGLNILADAVKVTLGPRGRNVVLEKKWGAPTITNDGVSIAKEIELDDPYEKIGAELVKEVAKKTDDVAGDGTTTATVLAQALVKEGLRNVAAGADPLSLKRGIEKAVEAVINELLSSAKEIETKEEIAATASISAGDPEIGSLIAEALDKVGKEGVITVEESNTFGLELELTEGMRFDKGYISAYFVTDAERQETVLEDPYILIVNSKISNVKELVTVLEKVMQSNKPLLIIAEDIEGEALATLIVNKIRGTFKSVAVKAPGFGDRRKAQLADIAILTGGQVISEEVGLKLENAGLELLGTARKVVVTKDETTIVEGAGDAEQIAGRVAQIRAEIENSDSDYDREKLQERLAKLAGGVAVIKAGAATEVELKERKHRIEDAVRNAKAAVEEGIVAGGGVALIQAGAKAFANLTLEGDEATGANIVKVAIDAPLKQIAFNAGLEPGVVVDKVRGLPSGHGLNAATGVYEDLLAAGVNDPVKVTRSALQNAASIAGLFLTTEAVVADKPEKNAPAPGGDDMGGMGGF; translated from the coding sequence ATGGCCAAGATCATTGCATTTGATGAAGAGGCACGCCGCGGCCTCGAGCGGGGCCTGAACATCCTCGCAGACGCCGTCAAGGTCACCCTCGGCCCGCGTGGACGCAACGTCGTCCTCGAAAAGAAGTGGGGCGCCCCCACGATCACCAACGATGGTGTTTCCATCGCCAAGGAGATCGAACTGGACGACCCCTACGAGAAGATCGGTGCAGAACTGGTCAAGGAAGTTGCCAAGAAGACGGATGACGTCGCTGGCGACGGTACTACCACTGCAACCGTCCTCGCCCAGGCATTGGTGAAGGAAGGCCTGCGCAACGTTGCCGCCGGCGCCGACCCGCTGTCCCTCAAGCGCGGCATCGAGAAGGCTGTTGAGGCAGTCATCAACGAACTGCTGTCTTCCGCCAAGGAAATCGAGACCAAGGAAGAGATCGCAGCTACGGCTTCCATCTCCGCCGGTGACCCGGAAATCGGCAGCCTGATCGCCGAAGCCCTGGACAAGGTGGGCAAGGAAGGCGTTATCACGGTCGAGGAATCCAACACCTTCGGTCTGGAGCTCGAACTCACGGAGGGCATGCGCTTCGACAAGGGTTACATCTCCGCTTACTTCGTCACCGACGCTGAGCGCCAGGAAACGGTCCTCGAGGACCCGTACATCCTGATCGTCAACTCCAAGATCTCCAACGTGAAGGAACTCGTCACGGTTCTGGAGAAGGTCATGCAGTCCAACAAGCCGCTGCTGATCATCGCCGAAGACATCGAGGGCGAGGCCCTGGCCACCCTGATCGTCAACAAGATCCGTGGCACCTTCAAGTCCGTCGCCGTCAAGGCTCCGGGCTTCGGTGACCGCCGCAAGGCACAGCTGGCCGACATCGCCATCCTCACCGGTGGTCAGGTCATCTCCGAAGAAGTTGGCCTCAAGCTCGAAAACGCCGGCCTCGAACTCCTCGGCACCGCCCGCAAGGTTGTTGTCACCAAGGACGAGACCACCATCGTTGAAGGTGCCGGCGACGCAGAGCAGATCGCAGGCCGCGTGGCCCAGATCCGCGCTGAGATCGAGAACTCCGATTCCGACTACGACCGCGAGAAGCTGCAGGAGCGCCTGGCCAAGCTGGCCGGCGGCGTTGCAGTTATCAAGGCCGGTGCCGCAACCGAGGTTGAGCTCAAGGAACGCAAGCACCGCATTGAGGACGCAGTCCGCAACGCAAAGGCTGCCGTTGAAGAAGGCATCGTTGCCGGTGGTGGCGTTGCCCTCATCCAGGCCGGTGCCAAGGCATTCGCCAACCTCACCCTCGAAGGTGACGAGGCAACCGGTGCCAACATCGTCAAGGTTGCCATCGACGCTCCGCTGAAGCAGATCGCCTTCAACGCCGGCCTCGAGCCGGGCGTTGTGGTGGACAAGGTTCGCGGCCTGCCTTCGGGCCACGGCCTGAACGCTGCCACGGGCGTCTACGAAGACCTTCTGGCTGCCGGCGTGAACGACCCCGTAAAGGTCACCCGCTCGGCTCTCCAGAACGCTGCTTCCATCGCTGGTCTCTTCCTGACCACCGAGGCTGTAGTTGCTGACAAGCCCGAGAAGAACGCTCCGGCTCCCGGCGGCGACGACATGGGCGGCATGGGCGGCTTCTAA
- a CDS encoding WXG100 family type VII secretion target, translated as MSVISVDTELLQLKSANVKGTVDRISSDVLAMKRGLDELEATWRGSAATNFRSLVLEWSVTQGKVEDSLASINLALASAATSYSEVEQGNTQRFAY; from the coding sequence ATGAGCGTCATCTCCGTCGATACCGAGTTGCTTCAGCTCAAATCGGCCAACGTAAAAGGAACCGTAGATCGCATCAGCTCCGATGTGTTGGCCATGAAGCGCGGCCTGGACGAGCTGGAGGCAACGTGGCGGGGATCCGCCGCCACCAACTTCCGGTCCTTGGTCCTTGAATGGTCAGTTACCCAGGGAAAGGTTGAGGACTCCTTGGCATCCATCAACCTGGCATTGGCTTCGGCCGCCACAAGTTACTCCGAGGTGGAGCAAGGAAACACGCAGCGCTTCGCCTACTGA
- a CDS encoding siderophore-interacting protein has translation MTALPVTSSATRTTRPQVNLTVLRNERLSPHMVRIVAGGPGFGDYANNQYVDRYVKIVFPQPGVDYQLPLDLWAIRETMPRELWPHTRTYTIRWVDLEARELAIDFVVHGDEGLAGPWAAEAKPGDSLVFTGPGGAYNPAPEADWYLFAGDDAAIPAIAACVEALAPEARGTVFLEVDSEADILPISAPSGVKLHWLYRNGVPAGSSDLLLEALRSTEWLPGRVDVFAHGERGYMKGLREIFFVQRGLERSQVSLSGYWAQGRVEEVFQAEKKLPVGKI, from the coding sequence ATGACTGCTCTCCCTGTCACTTCGTCCGCCACCCGCACAACACGCCCGCAGGTCAACCTGACAGTCCTGCGGAACGAACGCCTTTCACCACACATGGTGCGGATCGTGGCCGGCGGACCGGGCTTCGGCGACTACGCGAACAACCAGTACGTGGACCGCTACGTCAAGATCGTCTTCCCCCAGCCCGGCGTTGACTACCAGCTCCCCCTGGACCTGTGGGCCATCCGCGAGACCATGCCGCGGGAACTGTGGCCGCACACCCGGACCTACACCATCCGCTGGGTGGACCTGGAAGCCCGGGAGCTGGCCATTGATTTCGTGGTCCATGGCGATGAAGGCCTGGCAGGTCCATGGGCAGCAGAGGCCAAACCCGGCGACTCGTTGGTCTTCACGGGTCCCGGTGGCGCTTACAACCCGGCCCCGGAAGCCGACTGGTACTTGTTCGCCGGCGATGACGCCGCGATCCCGGCCATCGCTGCCTGCGTGGAGGCCCTTGCCCCTGAGGCCCGCGGAACAGTCTTCCTTGAGGTGGACAGCGAAGCGGACATCCTCCCCATCTCGGCACCCTCGGGGGTCAAGCTGCACTGGCTGTACCGCAACGGAGTACCTGCGGGTTCCAGTGACTTGCTGCTCGAAGCCCTGCGCAGCACCGAATGGCTTCCAGGCCGGGTGGACGTCTTCGCCCACGGCGAGCGGGGCTACATGAAAGGCCTGCGGGAGATTTTCTTCGTACAGCGTGGGCTGGAGCGCTCCCAGGTTTCACTGTCCGGCTACTGGGCGCAAGGCCGCGTGGAGGAAGTGTTCCAGGCCGAGAAAAAGCTTCCGGTCGGGAAGATCTAG
- a CDS encoding LytR C-terminal domain-containing protein yields MTKYAKDEFDQVPQNTSRQGVHRDAQETARPTLWPVLTVGAVALVLGLVAFLVLPNLGVVAPTAAPSVSTPAPQQSDATPSAAPSESSSAPSASSEPTPSESPSATTSSAPVDKTTPVAVYNGAGTAGLAGRVAGLVQADGWTLGTVGNWGGLPQQTSVIFYNTPGQKANAEALGALLGIQSVVESPEIQQPLVVVAGPGYQ; encoded by the coding sequence ATGACCAAATATGCCAAGGACGAATTCGACCAGGTCCCGCAGAACACCTCCCGGCAGGGCGTTCACCGTGACGCCCAGGAGACTGCGCGTCCCACACTGTGGCCGGTCCTGACCGTTGGGGCGGTGGCCCTGGTCCTCGGACTGGTGGCCTTCCTGGTCCTGCCAAACCTCGGCGTAGTAGCTCCCACTGCGGCGCCCAGTGTCTCGACGCCGGCGCCTCAGCAAAGCGATGCGACGCCTTCTGCTGCTCCGAGCGAATCCAGCAGTGCGCCGTCTGCTTCCAGTGAACCCACTCCGTCCGAGAGCCCTTCGGCAACCACATCTTCCGCTCCCGTGGACAAGACCACCCCCGTAGCGGTCTATAACGGAGCAGGCACCGCAGGTTTGGCGGGCCGGGTGGCCGGCCTGGTGCAAGCAGATGGCTGGACATTGGGCACGGTGGGCAACTGGGGCGGACTGCCGCAGCAGACGTCCGTCATCTTCTACAACACACCCGGGCAGAAGGCCAACGCCGAGGCGCTCGGCGCGTTGCTGGGAATCCAGTCGGTTGTTGAATCGCCTGAAATCCAGCAGCCCTTGGTGGTTGTGGCAGGACCTGGCTACCAGTAG
- a CDS encoding DUF3263 domain-containing protein: MAPRSGGFALEDLAAGTRSDSPLSERDQQMLALERQWWKYSGAKEQAIRELFDLSATHYYQILNALIDTEDALAHDPMLVKRLRRLRTSRQRARTARRLGSDA, encoded by the coding sequence ATGGCGCCGCGGTCAGGTGGTTTTGCCCTCGAAGACCTTGCGGCCGGGACCCGCAGCGATTCGCCGCTCAGCGAACGGGACCAGCAGATGCTGGCCCTGGAACGGCAGTGGTGGAAGTACTCAGGGGCCAAGGAACAGGCGATCCGCGAGCTGTTCGATCTCTCGGCTACACACTATTACCAGATCCTGAACGCACTGATCGATACTGAAGACGCGTTGGCCCACGATCCCATGCTCGTCAAGAGATTGCGTAGACTACGTACGTCCCGCCAGCGCGCGCGGACGGCACGTCGCTTGGGGTCCGACGCGTAA